One genomic region from Thermoleptolyngbya sichuanensis A183 encodes:
- a CDS encoding DUF1517 domain-containing protein gives MQQNRPLRALLLTTALLLVVSVAFLYSVSRPHPRYAHSQILHPPALSQVESSGSALTAEALMEGAVAGGRARGGGFGSSPAPSAPRPMPRSPSGGGYYPTPIPGPVFVPIPDYGYRPSPTVVVPVGGGGFDLGFVFILAIVGFALLPVVLNYVRAGSSGNSTAAPAGSTRELYNDIVTVSQIQIGLLAGARDLQRDLNALAQQANWGNQESLSELLRETVLALLRSPEYWTHVRATSQTVQSREAGSRLFEQLSLAERSKLSAETLVNIGGRVRQQATSQPLDSDPAAYIVVTLLVGTADDRPLFGEIRSTEALAAALRRLGSLPPSYLLIYELLWAPQDESSSLSRDELVASYPDLMQI, from the coding sequence ATGCAGCAGAATCGTCCTCTGCGTGCCCTGTTATTGACCACTGCCCTGCTTTTGGTCGTTAGTGTCGCCTTTCTCTACAGCGTTAGCCGTCCCCATCCGCGCTATGCCCACAGTCAGATACTCCACCCGCCTGCGCTGAGTCAGGTGGAATCGAGCGGGTCGGCGCTGACTGCAGAGGCACTCATGGAAGGAGCCGTGGCAGGTGGACGGGCCCGGGGTGGCGGATTTGGGTCGTCACCTGCCCCTTCTGCCCCTCGCCCCATGCCGCGATCGCCCTCTGGTGGCGGCTACTATCCCACGCCTATTCCGGGGCCCGTGTTCGTGCCGATTCCCGACTATGGCTACCGCCCATCGCCAACGGTGGTCGTGCCTGTGGGCGGCGGCGGGTTTGATCTGGGCTTTGTGTTTATTCTGGCGATCGTCGGGTTTGCGCTGCTGCCTGTGGTGCTGAACTACGTGCGGGCAGGGTCGAGCGGCAACAGCACAGCCGCCCCAGCCGGGTCAACCCGTGAGCTATACAACGACATCGTAACGGTGTCCCAAATTCAAATCGGGCTGCTGGCGGGGGCACGGGACTTGCAGCGAGACCTAAATGCGCTGGCGCAACAGGCCAACTGGGGCAATCAGGAGAGCTTGTCAGAACTGCTGCGAGAAACGGTGCTGGCGCTGCTGCGATCGCCCGAATATTGGACGCACGTTCGCGCCACCTCTCAAACCGTCCAGAGCCGAGAAGCGGGGTCGCGCCTGTTTGAGCAACTGTCGCTGGCTGAGCGCAGCAAGCTGAGCGCCGAAACGCTGGTGAACATTGGCGGGCGGGTGCGCCAGCAGGCCACGTCTCAGCCGCTTGATAGCGATCCCGCTGCCTATATCGTGGTGACGCTGCTGGTGGGCACAGCAGACGATCGCCCCCTGTTTGGCGAAATCCGCTCGACCGAAGCCCTAGCGGCTGCACTACGCCGCCTGGGTAGCCTGCCGCCCAGTTACCTGCTGATCTATGAGTTGCTATGGGCCCCGCAGGACGAGTCTTCTAGTCTCAGCCGCGATGAACTTGTGGCTAGCTATCCTGATCTGATGCAGATTTAG
- a CDS encoding RNA recognition motif domain-containing protein → MTIYVGNLSFQATEEDLREVFAEYGKVSRVSLPTDRETGRKRGFAFVEMEDEEQEDKAIADLDGAEWLGREIRVNKAKPREGGGGGGGRPRNGGM, encoded by the coding sequence GTGACTATTTACGTTGGAAACCTGTCTTTTCAGGCTACCGAAGAAGATTTGCGTGAAGTGTTTGCCGAGTATGGGAAGGTGAGTCGCGTGAGCTTGCCGACCGACCGCGAAACTGGCAGAAAAAGAGGTTTTGCTTTTGTAGAAATGGAAGACGAGGAACAGGAAGACAAGGCGATCGCCGATCTAGACGGTGCTGAGTGGCTCGGTCGTGAGATTCGAGTCAACAAGGCCAAGCCTCGCGAAGGCGGCGGTGGCGGTGGCGGACGACCCCGCAACGGTGGAATGTAG
- a CDS encoding DUF1995 family protein, translated as MTQLPDSLDEAIAQAVQSTEAAIADGLTRLQVELLFPELPMMPVAQAFVAGFAERGSGLRVFFPDAGAAALARRDWGEVPYAVRGIEDVKTEIQPEETLILFIQPSSVEVGKVEALCQQAGDRPVVFFNPRLEDVATIGIGYAGRQLRERFLNQFQPCYSIRPLENAAVFRAYPALWQVWLEQDETYQLVAEEAQRPAGEALDTILLRAMGQEPSSPVPNRGLFAELQRFLRALSQ; from the coding sequence ATGACCCAGCTTCCAGATTCTCTAGACGAGGCGATCGCCCAAGCGGTGCAATCGACCGAAGCCGCGATCGCCGATGGGCTGACTCGCCTTCAGGTAGAGCTATTGTTTCCCGAATTGCCTATGATGCCTGTGGCGCAAGCGTTTGTGGCCGGTTTTGCAGAACGAGGCAGCGGGCTACGGGTGTTTTTCCCCGATGCAGGGGCGGCTGCCCTGGCCCGGCGCGACTGGGGCGAGGTGCCCTACGCGGTTCGTGGCATTGAGGATGTAAAAACCGAGATTCAGCCGGAGGAAACGCTGATTCTCTTTATTCAGCCGTCTTCGGTGGAGGTGGGGAAGGTCGAGGCGCTGTGTCAGCAGGCGGGCGATCGCCCGGTGGTGTTCTTCAACCCCCGGCTAGAGGATGTAGCAACCATCGGCATTGGCTATGCCGGACGGCAACTCCGGGAGCGATTCCTGAACCAGTTCCAGCCCTGCTACTCGATTCGTCCGCTAGAGAACGCCGCCGTGTTTCGCGCGTATCCCGCACTGTGGCAGGTTTGGCTAGAGCAGGACGAGACGTATCAGCTTGTGGCTGAAGAGGCGCAGCGCCCTGCTGGAGAAGCGCTAGATACGATTCTGCTGCGAGCGATGGGGCAGGAAC
- a CDS encoding aminotransferase class V-fold PLP-dependent enzyme, whose amino-acid sequence MLNLDSSLAQHRQQFPALSTQCYFNYGGQGPMPQGAIAEISSGHEYMQTHGPFSNTVNAWAHQQMQQVRGAIAAELQISPTTLTLTENVTVGCNIALWGLDWQAGDHILLSDCEHPGVVGIVRELARRFDLAVSICPLLSTLNHGDPVQAIAQHLRPETRLVVISHILWNTGQVLPLAEIVALCHGYAGRRGQVRVLVDAAQSVGVLPLDLGAIAADFYAFTGHKWLCGPAGIGGLYVSPNALADLRPTFIGWRGVTKDAQGNPIDWLPDGRRFEVATSDVPLYGAMSEAIATHQRWGSTADRYRRICHLSRLLWEGLAKLPQVSCLRTAPPEAGLVSFQLADGGHAQAVQTLEQNGFLLRMLLYPDCIRACVHYFTLESEIERLLGAIAHLVR is encoded by the coding sequence ATGCTGAATCTGGACTCATCCCTAGCACAACATCGGCAGCAGTTTCCGGCATTGTCTACCCAGTGCTATTTCAACTATGGCGGACAGGGCCCGATGCCTCAGGGGGCGATCGCCGAAATTTCGTCTGGGCATGAATATATGCAAACCCACGGGCCGTTTTCCAACACGGTCAATGCCTGGGCTCATCAGCAGATGCAGCAGGTGCGGGGGGCGATCGCCGCTGAACTCCAGATTTCCCCCACCACGCTCACGCTGACTGAAAATGTGACCGTCGGCTGCAACATTGCCCTGTGGGGGCTGGACTGGCAGGCAGGCGACCACATCTTGCTGTCGGACTGTGAGCATCCCGGCGTGGTGGGTATTGTGCGGGAACTGGCCCGACGGTTTGACCTGGCAGTGTCGATCTGCCCGCTGTTGTCCACCCTCAATCATGGCGATCCGGTGCAGGCGATCGCCCAACACCTCCGCCCCGAAACCCGGCTGGTTGTGATCAGCCACATTTTGTGGAACACGGGTCAGGTGTTACCACTGGCAGAGATTGTGGCCCTGTGTCATGGCTATGCAGGGCGGCGCGGGCAGGTGCGCGTGCTGGTGGATGCGGCGCAGTCCGTCGGTGTGTTGCCGCTGGATTTGGGGGCGATCGCCGCTGATTTTTACGCCTTTACGGGGCACAAGTGGCTGTGCGGCCCAGCAGGGATAGGAGGGCTATACGTTTCACCCAACGCGCTGGCCGACCTGCGCCCCACCTTCATCGGCTGGCGCGGCGTGACGAAAGATGCACAGGGCAACCCCATCGACTGGCTGCCGGACGGGCGGCGGTTTGAAGTGGCGACTTCGGATGTTCCCCTGTACGGAGCGATGAGTGAGGCGATCGCCACTCATCAACGCTGGGGCAGCACTGCTGATCGCTATCGTCGCATCTGTCATCTCAGTCGGCTCCTGTGGGAAGGTCTGGCCAAACTGCCGCAGGTTTCCTGCCTGCGGACTGCCCCCCCAGAAGCAGGTCTGGTTTCGTTCCAGCTTGCAGATGGTGGCCATGCTCAGGCAGTTCAGACTTTGGAGCAAAATGGATTCCTGCTGAGAATGCTGCTGTATCCGGATTGCATTCGCGCCTGCGTTCACTATTTCACGCTAGAGTCGGAAATTGAGCGGCTGTTAGGGGCGATCGCCCATCTAGTTCGCTAA